From a region of the Tenggerimyces flavus genome:
- a CDS encoding YnfA family protein, with product MTIAKSIVLFVLAALAEIGGAWLIWQGWREHRGLWWIAAGVIALGAYGFVATFQSDPNFGRILAAYCGIFVAGSLAWGVVVDKFRPDRYDLIGAAICLVGVAVIMYAPRSS from the coding sequence ATGACCATCGCGAAGTCGATCGTGCTGTTCGTCCTCGCCGCGCTCGCCGAGATCGGTGGCGCGTGGCTGATCTGGCAGGGCTGGCGCGAACACCGCGGCCTGTGGTGGATCGCTGCCGGCGTCATCGCCCTCGGCGCGTACGGCTTCGTCGCCACGTTCCAGTCCGACCCGAACTTCGGCCGCATCCTCGCCGCGTACTGCGGCATCTTCGTCGCGGGCTCCCTCGCCTGGGGCGTCGTCGTCGACAAGTTCCGCCCCGATCGTTACGACCTGATCGGCGCCGCGATCTGCCTGGTCGGCGTCGCGGTAATCATGTACGCGCCGCGGAGCAGCTGA
- a CDS encoding helix-turn-helix transcriptional regulator has translation MTSAVLARAEREVVRLCHSGLDPEALRERLLRTLRRAMSIDAAFFATADPETLLFTSAYADEPLGSATDRFLANEYGGTDHNRFAALATARSHVASLDASTRRDRFASKRYSEIMRPLGLGDELRAAFVAGADCWGYLCLHREDASAGFSRTEAALIARIGPHVAHGLRQGALLGSVSTTAPPPGVLLLDDRLEVVATTPEASDLLSLLPCAAGLPVAVYAAAAALRGGQLPTARVRAADGGWLHVYASRLTADRIAVVVERATPHATAALLLSAYGLSRRERDVATAVIRGESTKEISAALHLSEYTVQDHLKAVFDKVGVRSRRELVGLLLGA, from the coding sequence GTGACCTCGGCGGTGCTGGCGCGGGCGGAACGGGAGGTGGTCCGCCTCTGTCACAGCGGTCTCGACCCGGAAGCGTTGCGCGAACGCCTGCTGCGGACGCTGCGCCGGGCGATGTCGATCGACGCCGCGTTCTTCGCCACGGCCGATCCCGAGACGTTGCTGTTCACCAGCGCGTACGCCGACGAACCCTTGGGCAGCGCGACCGACCGATTCCTCGCGAACGAGTACGGCGGCACCGACCACAACCGGTTCGCGGCCCTCGCGACGGCTCGTTCCCACGTCGCCTCGCTCGATGCCTCGACCCGGCGCGATCGGTTCGCCAGCAAGCGCTACAGCGAGATCATGCGACCGCTCGGGTTGGGTGACGAGCTGCGGGCGGCGTTCGTCGCAGGCGCCGACTGCTGGGGCTATCTGTGCCTACACCGCGAGGACGCCTCGGCCGGCTTCTCCCGTACCGAGGCCGCCCTCATCGCGCGGATCGGGCCGCACGTCGCGCACGGCCTTCGCCAGGGCGCGTTGCTGGGCTCGGTGTCGACGACGGCGCCACCTCCCGGCGTCCTGCTGCTCGACGATCGGCTGGAGGTCGTCGCGACCACCCCCGAAGCGTCCGACCTGCTGTCTCTGTTGCCGTGCGCGGCGGGGCTACCGGTCGCGGTGTACGCTGCCGCGGCCGCGTTGCGCGGCGGACAGCTGCCCACGGCCCGCGTTCGGGCCGCGGATGGCGGCTGGCTGCACGTGTATGCCTCCCGCCTCACGGCCGACCGCATCGCCGTCGTGGTCGAGCGCGCGACGCCCCACGCCACCGCTGCGCTGTTGCTGTCGGCGTACGGGCTCAGTCGACGCGAACGCGACGTCGCCACCGCTGTCATCCGCGGCGAGTCGACGAAGGAGATCTCCGCGGCGCTCCACCTGTCGGAGTACACGGTGCAGGACCATCTCAAGGCGGTGTTCGACAAGGTCGGAGTCCGCAGCCGACGCGAGCTCGTGGGCCTGCTTCTCGGTGCGTGA
- a CDS encoding ester cyclase — protein MSNTEQNKQLVDRFIQELFSQGDLGAIDRYLAPTFVDHDPPIPDAPNGQEGLRRAAAMFREALPDWTSTVVRFVAEGDLVVEQFTATGTHKGTLMGVPGTGEKLTLRGMNVFRIEGDRIVERWGQLDDLGLLRQLGLA, from the coding sequence ATGTCGAACACCGAACAGAACAAGCAGCTCGTGGACAGGTTCATCCAGGAGCTCTTCAGCCAAGGCGATCTCGGCGCGATCGACCGCTACCTCGCACCGACGTTCGTCGACCACGACCCGCCGATCCCCGACGCGCCGAACGGGCAGGAGGGGCTGCGCCGCGCGGCCGCGATGTTCCGCGAGGCGTTGCCGGACTGGACGTCGACGGTCGTGCGGTTCGTCGCCGAGGGCGACCTCGTCGTCGAGCAGTTCACCGCCACGGGCACGCACAAGGGCACGCTGATGGGCGTACCGGGGACGGGCGAGAAACTGACGTTGCGCGGCATGAACGTCTTCCGCATCGAGGGTGACCGGATCGTCGAACGGTGGGGCCAGCTGGACGACCTCGGCCTGCTGCGCCAGCTCGGGCTCGCTTAG